In Archangium violaceum, the following are encoded in one genomic region:
- the glmS gene encoding glutamine--fructose-6-phosphate transaminase (isomerizing), whose translation MCGIVGYVGDKESAPILVSGLKKLEYRGYDSAGVAVVHRNTLNVVRATGKLKNLENRVQADTPQGNIGIGHTRWATHGRPSDENAHPHTYGGVAVVHNGIIENHLALKEELRAKGHHFSSETDSEVFAHLISDELKRGVDLPDAVRAAIAQVKGTYALAVVTTSDPNRIVCTKDSSPMVLGLGQGQNFVASDVPALLEHTRDFVYMEEGDLAVITAASVDIYSRSGQKVNRPTRRIDWTPMMAEKGGHKHFMHKEIHEQPRAVADTLRGRMLLSEGDVHFEGWNLSADKVRALTKVTILACGTSWHSGIVGKAMIESLARLPVEVELASEFRYRDPIVEPTHLAIAISQSGETADTLAAFKEAKARGATALALCNVIGSAMTREADITILTNAGPEIGVASTKAFTTQLVGLYLLAVKLGRMRGTLTVKAAQEHLTALTEVPKMIEDVLKCEPSVKRVAREFMGAQDFLFLGRGPMHPVALEGALKLKEISYIHAEGYAGGEMKHGPIALIDEKMPVVIIAPKQPHVAYEKIIGNIEEVRARGGKVIAIIDEDDTHVATLADHIIRIPAASALLAPVVATIPMQLLSYHVADLRGNDVDQPRNLAKSVTVE comes from the coding sequence ATGTGCGGCATTGTTGGGTACGTTGGGGATAAGGAGTCGGCTCCCATTCTGGTCTCCGGGCTGAAGAAGCTCGAGTACCGCGGGTATGACTCCGCGGGCGTGGCGGTGGTGCACCGCAACACGCTCAATGTGGTTCGCGCCACGGGCAAGCTGAAGAACCTGGAGAACCGGGTCCAGGCGGATACGCCCCAGGGCAATATCGGCATCGGCCATACGCGGTGGGCCACGCACGGGCGCCCCTCGGACGAGAACGCGCACCCGCACACCTATGGCGGTGTGGCGGTGGTGCACAACGGCATCATCGAGAACCACCTGGCGCTCAAGGAGGAGCTGCGTGCCAAGGGGCACCACTTCTCCTCGGAGACGGACTCCGAGGTCTTCGCCCACCTCATCTCCGATGAGCTCAAGCGGGGCGTGGATCTGCCGGACGCGGTGCGCGCGGCCATCGCCCAGGTGAAGGGCACCTACGCCCTGGCGGTGGTGACCACGAGCGACCCCAACCGGATCGTCTGCACCAAGGACTCCTCGCCCATGGTGCTGGGCCTGGGCCAGGGACAGAACTTCGTGGCCAGCGACGTGCCGGCGCTGCTCGAGCACACGCGCGACTTCGTCTACATGGAGGAGGGTGACCTGGCCGTCATCACCGCCGCCAGCGTGGACATCTACAGCCGCTCCGGCCAGAAGGTGAACCGGCCCACCCGCCGCATCGACTGGACGCCGATGATGGCGGAGAAGGGCGGCCACAAGCACTTCATGCACAAGGAGATTCACGAGCAGCCTCGCGCCGTGGCGGACACGCTGCGTGGCCGCATGCTCCTCTCCGAGGGCGATGTGCACTTCGAGGGCTGGAACCTGAGCGCCGACAAGGTCCGGGCGCTCACCAAGGTGACGATTCTGGCGTGCGGCACCTCGTGGCACTCGGGCATCGTCGGCAAGGCGATGATCGAGTCGCTGGCGCGCCTCCCCGTGGAAGTGGAGCTGGCCAGCGAGTTCCGCTACCGCGATCCCATCGTGGAGCCCACGCACCTGGCCATCGCCATCAGCCAGTCCGGCGAGACGGCGGACACGCTGGCGGCCTTCAAGGAGGCCAAGGCGCGCGGCGCGACGGCGCTCGCCCTGTGCAACGTCATCGGCAGCGCCATGACGCGTGAGGCGGACATCACCATCCTCACCAACGCGGGCCCGGAGATCGGCGTGGCCTCCACCAAGGCCTTCACCACGCAGTTGGTGGGCCTCTACCTGCTCGCGGTGAAGCTGGGCCGCATGCGTGGCACCCTCACCGTCAAGGCGGCCCAGGAGCACCTGACCGCGCTCACCGAGGTGCCCAAGATGATCGAGGACGTGCTCAAGTGCGAGCCCTCGGTCAAGCGCGTGGCGCGCGAGTTCATGGGCGCCCAGGACTTCCTCTTCCTCGGCCGCGGCCCCATGCACCCGGTGGCGCTCGAGGGCGCGCTCAAGCTCAAGGAGATCTCCTACATCCACGCCGAGGGCTACGCCGGCGGCGAGATGAAGCACGGCCCCATCGCGCTCATCGACGAGAAGATGCCGGTGGTGATCATCGCCCCCAAGCAGCCGCACGTCGCCTACGAGAAGATCATCGGCAACATCGAGGAGGTGCGGGCGCGCGGTGGCAAGGTCATCGCCATCATCGACGAGGATGACACGCACGTGGCCACGCTCGCCGACCACATCATCCGGATTCCCGCCGCCAGCGCGCTGCTCGCGCCGGTGGTGGCCACCATCCCGATGCAGCTCCTCTCCTACCACGTGGCGGATCTGCGCGGGAACGACGTGGACCAGCCGCGCAACCTCGCCAAGAGCGTGACGGTCGAGTAG
- the glmU gene encoding bifunctional UDP-N-acetylglucosamine diphosphorylase/glucosamine-1-phosphate N-acetyltransferase GlmU: MAAMTAPLAAVVLCAGKGTRMKSEKAKVLHPILGKPLCAYPLIRALELGASPVVPVVGHQAEEVERSIRAHFPTAPLRFALQKEQRGTADAVRSAESALKDFNGRVFILYGDVPLVRRETLEALVAAHDKSGGVLTMVSTQPPDPTGYGRVIREMGKVVRIVEHKDATPEQRQVRECNAGLYLVESSFLWKALANIRSTNAQGEFYLTDLVEMAATQGPVAAIDADFGETAGVNDRVELAARARALQTRINEGHMRNGVTLTDPATTYIEEGVAIGSDTEIGPMVTLSGATVVGRNVTIGQGCVLHASSVADGTNMKPYTVLEEARVGERCILGPFSRLRPGTDLAEEVHLGNFVETKKARIGRGSKANHLAYLGDAKIGSGVNVGAGTITCNYDGVNKHVTELGNGVFIGSDSQLVAPVKVGDGAYVGAGTTVTKDVPPGSLAVSRTPQVNMEGWVERKKARMAKSAEAGPSKSDKASAG, encoded by the coding sequence ATCGCCGCCATGACAGCTCCTTTGGCGGCGGTGGTGTTGTGCGCGGGCAAGGGCACGCGGATGAAGTCGGAGAAGGCCAAGGTCCTTCACCCCATCCTCGGCAAACCCCTCTGTGCCTATCCCCTCATCCGGGCCCTGGAACTGGGTGCCTCTCCGGTGGTGCCGGTGGTGGGCCACCAGGCCGAGGAGGTGGAGCGCTCCATCCGAGCCCACTTCCCCACCGCGCCCCTGCGCTTCGCGCTGCAGAAGGAGCAGCGGGGCACGGCCGACGCGGTGCGCTCGGCCGAGAGCGCGCTGAAGGACTTCAACGGGCGCGTCTTCATCCTCTACGGTGACGTGCCGCTGGTGCGCCGCGAGACGCTCGAGGCGCTGGTGGCCGCGCACGACAAGAGCGGCGGCGTGCTGACGATGGTGTCCACCCAGCCGCCGGATCCGACGGGCTACGGTCGCGTCATCCGCGAGATGGGCAAGGTGGTGCGCATCGTCGAGCACAAGGACGCCACCCCCGAGCAGCGCCAGGTACGCGAGTGCAACGCCGGCCTCTACCTGGTGGAGTCGTCCTTCCTGTGGAAGGCGCTGGCCAACATCCGCAGCACCAATGCGCAGGGGGAGTTCTACCTGACGGACCTGGTGGAGATGGCCGCTACCCAGGGCCCGGTGGCCGCCATCGACGCCGACTTCGGCGAGACGGCCGGGGTGAACGACCGTGTGGAGCTGGCGGCGCGGGCCCGGGCGCTCCAGACGCGCATCAACGAGGGCCACATGCGCAACGGCGTCACCCTGACGGACCCGGCCACCACCTACATCGAGGAGGGCGTGGCCATCGGGTCGGACACGGAGATTGGCCCCATGGTGACGCTGTCGGGGGCCACCGTGGTCGGCCGCAACGTCACCATCGGACAGGGCTGCGTCCTGCACGCCTCCTCGGTGGCCGACGGGACGAACATGAAGCCGTACACCGTGCTGGAGGAGGCGCGGGTGGGCGAGCGCTGCATCCTCGGCCCGTTCTCCCGGCTGCGCCCCGGGACAGACCTCGCCGAGGAGGTGCACCTGGGCAACTTCGTGGAGACGAAGAAGGCCCGCATCGGCCGCGGCTCCAAGGCCAACCACCTGGCCTACCTGGGCGACGCGAAGATCGGCTCCGGGGTGAACGTGGGGGCCGGTACCATCACCTGCAACTACGACGGCGTGAACAAGCACGTCACCGAGCTGGGCAACGGCGTCTTCATCGGCTCCGACTCGCAGCTGGTGGCCCCTGTGAAAGTCGGGGACGGTGCGTATGTCGGTGCGGGCACCACTGTGACGAAAGATGTGCCTCCTGGCAGCCTCGCTGTGTCACGCACGCCACAGGTCAACATGGAAGGCTGGGTGGAGAGGAAGAAGGCGCGCATGGCCAAGTCCGCGGAAGCTGGTCCTTCCAAGTCGGACAAGGCCTCGGCGGGGTAG
- the ggt gene encoding gamma-glutamyltransferase — protein MWWSVALVALLVVAWPAWAARPYRGGAVATAHPMASEAALRMLQKGGNAVDASVAAAFTLAVVGPYHSGLGGGGFALVHDAKAGQTRVLDFREVAPKAATRDMYLKDGQVVPGLSTDGALSVAVPGAVAGYLELLEKHGKLSRAVVLQPAIEAARNGFWVSPKYQALASLRRDCLRQDPEAARLFLSKNENGELDVPPIGHLVRQPELARTLEALAKSGAKAFYSGPLAQAMVDTVKAGGGLLTLEDLKGYKTRTHEPLEGSYRGHRILTMPPPSAGGLAVLQVLGAMERLRPKGVDYRNPEDLHLYTEAVRRVYVDRVKYLGDPAFVKIPMERLTSSGYVADLAGSIDPKKATPSASLLAPMEGSTGSTLKNPNDTWYDPAAPQPEKKNTTHISVIDKDGSAVALTTTVNYAFGSCLVAKGTGVLLNDEMDDFAARPGVPNAYGLVTGEANSIAPGKVPLSSMSPTLVFTREDPKKVMLAVGSPGGSTIPTTVIQVIGNLVDHGMDLTRAVGEGRLHHQYLPDELWVDRWGLEPATQAALEAKGHKIRKQEAWGDAEAVYSDPRTNLRYSASDPRNEGAGLGQD, from the coding sequence ATGTGGTGGAGCGTGGCACTGGTGGCGCTGCTGGTGGTGGCGTGGCCGGCGTGGGCGGCGAGGCCGTACCGGGGCGGAGCGGTGGCCACGGCACACCCCATGGCGAGCGAGGCCGCGCTGCGGATGCTGCAGAAGGGCGGCAACGCGGTGGACGCGTCGGTGGCGGCGGCCTTCACGCTGGCGGTGGTGGGGCCCTATCACTCGGGGTTGGGCGGTGGCGGCTTCGCGCTGGTGCACGACGCGAAGGCGGGTCAGACGCGGGTGCTGGACTTCCGCGAGGTGGCGCCCAAGGCGGCCACGCGCGACATGTACCTGAAAGACGGCCAGGTGGTGCCGGGGCTGTCCACGGACGGCGCGCTGAGCGTGGCGGTGCCCGGCGCGGTGGCCGGCTACCTGGAACTGCTGGAGAAGCACGGGAAGCTGTCGCGCGCGGTGGTGCTGCAACCCGCAATCGAGGCCGCGCGCAACGGCTTCTGGGTGTCTCCCAAGTACCAGGCGCTGGCCAGCCTGCGGCGCGACTGCCTCCGGCAGGACCCCGAGGCCGCGCGTCTCTTCCTCTCGAAAAACGAGAATGGCGAATTGGACGTGCCGCCCATCGGCCACCTCGTGCGCCAGCCGGAGCTGGCCCGCACGCTGGAGGCGCTCGCGAAGAGTGGCGCCAAGGCCTTCTACTCGGGCCCCCTGGCCCAGGCGATGGTGGACACGGTGAAGGCGGGCGGCGGACTGCTCACGCTGGAGGACCTCAAGGGCTACAAGACGCGCACCCATGAGCCACTGGAGGGCAGCTACCGCGGCCACCGCATCCTCACCATGCCGCCGCCGAGCGCGGGCGGACTGGCGGTGCTGCAGGTGCTCGGCGCGATGGAGCGGCTGCGCCCCAAGGGCGTGGACTACCGCAACCCCGAGGACCTCCACCTCTACACGGAGGCGGTGCGCCGCGTGTACGTGGACCGGGTGAAGTACCTGGGCGACCCGGCCTTCGTGAAGATTCCCATGGAGCGCCTCACCTCCTCCGGCTACGTGGCGGACCTGGCCGGGAGCATCGACCCGAAGAAGGCCACGCCGAGCGCCTCGCTGCTCGCGCCGATGGAGGGCTCCACCGGCTCCACGCTGAAGAACCCGAACGACACCTGGTACGACCCGGCCGCCCCGCAGCCGGAGAAGAAGAACACCACGCACATCTCCGTCATCGACAAGGACGGCAGCGCGGTGGCCCTCACCACCACGGTCAACTACGCCTTCGGCTCGTGCCTCGTCGCCAAGGGCACCGGCGTGCTCCTCAACGACGAGATGGACGACTTCGCCGCGCGGCCCGGCGTGCCCAACGCCTACGGCCTGGTGACGGGCGAGGCCAACTCCATCGCCCCGGGCAAGGTGCCCCTGTCCTCCATGTCCCCCACCCTCGTCTTCACCAGGGAGGACCCGAAGAAGGTGATGCTGGCGGTGGGCAGCCCGGGTGGCTCCACCATCCCCACCACCGTCATCCAGGTCATCGGCAACCTCGTCGACCACGGCATGGACCTGACGCGCGCGGTGGGCGAGGGCCGGCTGCACCACCAGTACCTCCCGGACGAGCTCTGGGTGGACCGCTGGGGCCTGGAGCCCGCCACGCAGGCGGCGCTGGAGGCCAAGGGCCACAAGATTCGCAAGCAGGAGGCCTGGGGTGACGCCGAGGCCGTCTACAGCGACCCCCGGACGAACCTGCGCTACTCGGCGAGCGACCCGCGCAACGAGGGCGCCGGCCTGGGCCAGGACTGA
- a CDS encoding TatD family hydrolase, with amino-acid sequence MPEPLLHLFDAHLHPETLSDQDLESMRFFGVERALVMAHHFPEPTPKALRKHFDDLMYRQLPRLEKLGIRAWAALGVHPRCIPRRGLSEVLSSLPEYFQGGRVVALGETGLHAGGIEEEEAFLEQLALARQLKLKVVVHTPAHDKERHTRRILTLLRESGVRPSRVLVDHANGRTVRNILGCGHWAGLTLHPDALRAERAVALVRRLGSERLVLNSDAGDGAGDILGLARVANLLAKAKLSERVVKRVACENAARFYRPR; translated from the coding sequence GTGCCCGAGCCGCTCCTCCATCTCTTCGACGCGCACCTGCACCCCGAGACCCTGAGTGATCAGGACCTCGAGTCCATGCGCTTCTTCGGCGTGGAGCGGGCACTGGTGATGGCCCACCACTTCCCCGAGCCCACGCCCAAGGCGCTGCGCAAGCACTTCGACGACCTGATGTACCGGCAGCTCCCGCGGTTGGAGAAGCTGGGCATCCGCGCCTGGGCGGCGCTGGGGGTGCACCCGCGCTGCATCCCCCGCCGCGGCCTGTCCGAGGTGCTCTCGAGCCTCCCCGAATACTTCCAGGGCGGGCGCGTGGTGGCCCTGGGCGAGACGGGACTGCACGCGGGCGGCATCGAGGAGGAGGAGGCCTTCCTCGAGCAGCTCGCGCTCGCGCGTCAGCTCAAGCTGAAGGTGGTGGTGCACACCCCGGCCCACGACAAGGAGCGCCACACCCGGCGCATCCTCACCCTGCTGCGCGAGTCCGGCGTGCGCCCCTCGCGCGTGCTGGTGGACCACGCCAACGGCCGCACCGTGCGCAACATCCTCGGCTGTGGACACTGGGCGGGATTGACCCTGCACCCCGATGCACTGCGGGCCGAGCGCGCTGTCGCTCTGGTTCGTCGACTCGGCAGTGAACGGTTGGTGCTCAACTCGGATGCCGGCGATGGCGCCGGAGACATCCTCGGGCTCGCGCGCGTGGCCAACCTGCTGGCCAAGGCGAAGCTCTCGGAGCGAGTGGTGAAGCGCGTGGCTTGTGAGAACGCCGCGCGCTTCTACCGGCCTCGCTGA
- a CDS encoding amidohydrolase family protein, producing MDHPDELPACLGPASGWLAHGKSPLPLPALDDEEGARLPEGLPPVVDAHVHLFPDAVFEAVWRWFDQHGWPIRYKLHTPRVVSFLLSRGVSRVVALHYAHKPGMARFLNTYVAEVARAEPRVWGLATVLPGEEGAAEILAEAFAAGLKGVKLHCHVQCFAPDAPELHEVYAACARAGRPLVMHAGREPASPQYKCDVHALCSAERVERVLRDHPTLKLCVPHLGADEFDAYERLLERHDNLWLDTTMVLAGYFPIPLPRRLLEVRPERILYGTDFPNLPYAWDREVKQLLALKLGDEVEAGILGQNALQLFEGC from the coding sequence ATGGATCATCCCGACGAGCTCCCCGCCTGCCTGGGCCCCGCCTCCGGCTGGCTGGCGCATGGCAAGTCGCCGCTGCCCCTGCCAGCCCTCGACGACGAGGAGGGAGCGCGGCTGCCCGAGGGGCTGCCACCCGTGGTGGATGCCCATGTGCACCTCTTCCCGGACGCCGTCTTCGAGGCGGTGTGGCGCTGGTTCGACCAGCACGGCTGGCCCATCCGCTACAAGCTGCACACGCCGCGGGTGGTGTCCTTCCTGCTGTCGCGGGGGGTGAGCCGGGTGGTGGCGCTGCACTACGCGCACAAGCCGGGCATGGCGCGCTTCCTCAACACCTACGTGGCCGAGGTGGCCCGGGCCGAGCCGCGCGTGTGGGGGCTGGCCACCGTGCTGCCGGGCGAAGAGGGAGCGGCGGAGATACTGGCCGAGGCCTTCGCGGCGGGACTCAAGGGGGTGAAGCTGCACTGCCACGTGCAGTGCTTCGCCCCGGACGCGCCCGAGCTGCACGAGGTGTACGCCGCCTGCGCGCGGGCCGGGCGGCCGCTGGTGATGCACGCGGGCCGCGAGCCCGCCAGCCCCCAGTACAAGTGCGATGTGCATGCCCTCTGCTCGGCCGAGCGCGTGGAGCGGGTGCTCAGGGACCACCCAACCCTGAAGCTGTGCGTGCCCCACCTGGGGGCGGACGAGTTCGACGCGTACGAGCGGCTGCTGGAGCGCCACGACAACCTCTGGCTGGACACCACCATGGTGCTGGCCGGCTACTTCCCCATCCCCCTCCCCCGCCGTTTGCTGGAGGTGCGCCCCGAACGCATCCTGTACGGCACGGACTTCCCGAACCTGCCCTATGCCTGGGACCGGGAGGTGAAGCAGTTGTTGGCCCTGAAGCTGGGGGACGAGGTGGAGGCGGGCATCCTGGGGCAGAATGCCCTCCAACTTTTCGAAGGGTGTTGA
- a CDS encoding response regulator: protein MSYILVVDDDASHRTLICDALEEMGYRTEQAANGREALDTLEGDIPQAVLLDLRMPVMSGWGLLDALKKMPRARGLPIIIISGYGFEWEAELVGAAGYISKPVDLDKVRMTVQRIIGPPEVAMVH, encoded by the coding sequence ATGTCCTACATCCTGGTCGTCGATGACGACGCGAGTCACCGCACGCTCATCTGCGATGCCCTAGAGGAGATGGGCTACCGCACGGAGCAGGCCGCCAACGGGCGCGAGGCCCTGGACACGCTCGAGGGCGACATACCGCAGGCGGTGCTGTTGGACTTGCGGATGCCCGTGATGAGTGGCTGGGGGCTGCTGGACGCGCTCAAGAAGATGCCGAGAGCACGAGGGCTGCCGATCATCATCATCTCGGGCTACGGGTTCGAGTGGGAGGCGGAGCTGGTGGGAGCGGCGGGCTACATCTCCAAGCCGGTGGATCTGGACAAGGTGAGGATGACGGTCCAGCGAATCATCGGCCCGCCGGAAGTGGCCATGGTGCACTGA
- the purU gene encoding formyltetrahydrofolate deformylase, protein MDSSSQTDVDRARLLITCADRPGVVAAVSQLLYEQGANVVDSDQHTEPDDLRFFMRLEFDLPGLQARLSSLASAFQPVAERFGMQWQLTPAARVKRMAIFVSKQDHCLQELLWLLKKGELAAHIPLVVSNHPDAREVVAPFGVPLHHIPVTSETKAQAEASALELMRAHDVDLIVLARYMQILSADFITRFGKPIINIHHSFLPAFVGANPYAQAHARGVKLIGATAHYVTAELDAGPIIDQDVHRVGHRDAVADLVRIGRRVERNVLARAVAWHLEDRVLLHGNKTVVFA, encoded by the coding sequence ATGGATTCCTCCTCTCAGACAGACGTGGATCGCGCCCGGCTCCTCATCACCTGCGCGGACCGCCCCGGTGTCGTGGCCGCCGTGTCCCAGCTCCTCTACGAGCAGGGCGCCAACGTGGTGGACTCGGATCAGCACACCGAGCCCGATGACCTGCGCTTCTTCATGCGGCTGGAGTTCGACCTCCCCGGGCTCCAGGCACGCCTCTCCTCGCTGGCGAGCGCCTTCCAGCCGGTGGCCGAGCGCTTCGGCATGCAGTGGCAGCTCACCCCCGCCGCGCGCGTCAAGCGCATGGCCATCTTCGTCTCCAAGCAGGACCACTGTCTCCAGGAGCTGCTCTGGTTGCTGAAGAAGGGCGAGCTGGCCGCCCACATCCCCCTCGTGGTGAGCAACCACCCGGATGCGCGCGAGGTGGTCGCCCCCTTCGGTGTCCCCCTGCACCACATCCCCGTCACCTCGGAGACCAAGGCTCAAGCCGAGGCCTCCGCCCTGGAGCTGATGCGGGCCCATGACGTGGACCTCATCGTCCTCGCCCGCTACATGCAGATCCTCAGCGCGGATTTCATCACCCGCTTCGGCAAGCCCATCATCAACATCCATCACAGCTTCCTGCCCGCCTTCGTCGGCGCCAACCCGTATGCCCAGGCGCACGCCCGCGGCGTGAAGCTGATTGGTGCCACGGCGCATTACGTCACGGCCGAGCTCGACGCCGGTCCCATCATCGACCAGGACGTCCATCGGGTGGGGCATCGCGATGCCGTGGCGGATCTGGTCCGCATCGGGCGCCGCGTCGAGCGCAACGTGCTCGCGCGCGCCGTCGCCTGGCACCTGGAGGACCGCGTGTTGCTGCACGGGAACAAGACCGTCGTCTTCGCTTGA
- a CDS encoding ABC transporter ATP-binding protein: MSAIPPELAVNAHGLVKRFGDFTALNGMELTIPRGAFYAFLGPNGAGKSTTIALLTGVYAPDAGRISLLGVDAVAKPLEVKRHIGVVPEELSLFERLSGRQYLTFCGRMYGLSGDEAAARAAELLELTELTYKAGALVAEYSKGMRRRLAIAAALIHAPELVLLDEPFEGIDVLAAGVIRELLRELSRRGVTLLLTTHVLEIAERLATHAGVIRGGRMLDQGTVRELMERYDAPSLESVFEKLIAVPAARNAKLSFYGEAPPAGEEKRRGAA, translated from the coding sequence ATGTCCGCGATCCCCCCTGAACTGGCCGTCAACGCCCACGGGCTCGTGAAGCGCTTTGGCGACTTCACCGCGCTCAACGGGATGGAGCTCACCATTCCCCGAGGCGCCTTCTACGCCTTCCTCGGCCCCAATGGAGCGGGAAAGTCCACCACCATCGCGCTGCTCACGGGCGTGTACGCGCCGGACGCCGGACGGATTTCCCTGCTGGGAGTGGACGCGGTGGCGAAGCCGCTGGAGGTGAAGCGTCACATCGGCGTGGTGCCCGAGGAGCTGAGCCTCTTCGAGCGGCTGTCCGGGAGGCAGTACCTCACCTTCTGCGGGAGGATGTACGGCCTGTCCGGGGACGAGGCGGCGGCGCGGGCGGCGGAGCTGCTCGAGCTCACGGAGCTGACGTACAAGGCGGGAGCGCTGGTGGCCGAGTACTCCAAGGGCATGCGGAGGCGGCTGGCGATCGCGGCGGCGCTCATCCACGCGCCGGAGCTGGTGCTGCTGGACGAGCCCTTCGAGGGAATCGACGTGCTGGCGGCGGGAGTCATCCGCGAGCTGCTGCGCGAGCTGAGCCGGCGGGGAGTGACCCTGCTGCTCACCACGCACGTGCTGGAGATCGCGGAGCGGCTGGCCACGCACGCGGGCGTCATCCGAGGCGGGAGGATGCTGGACCAGGGGACGGTGCGGGAGCTGATGGAGCGCTACGACGCGCCCTCGTTGGAGTCCGTCTTCGAGAAGCTGATCGCCGTGCCGGCCGCGCGCAACGCGAAGCTGTCCTTCTATGGAGAGGCCCCGCCCGCCGGGGAGGAAAAGCGCCGGGGGGCGGCATGA
- a CDS encoding alpha/beta fold hydrolase: MPIAELNHQGIYFEDSGGSGPALILGHGFLMDGRMFDAQVRALAPEFRVIRWDARGFGRTRWDGKPFNLYDSAADCIALLDHLGIQRAVVGGMSQGGYCALRVALRYPERVRALVLMSTRGTVDDEQTRAGYRQVRDLWATPGAAENIIQSMAGGIIGDERFYSPWLDRWRQVPKNHFVAAMNNLIDRDDIRPRLNEIRCPAIVVHGLADTGIPPSEGEYLHTALPGSKRYVSVPGAAHAANMTHPESVNPALVEFLRAHA, translated from the coding sequence ATGCCCATCGCCGAGCTCAACCACCAAGGCATCTATTTCGAGGACTCCGGCGGCTCCGGCCCCGCCCTCATCCTCGGTCACGGCTTCCTCATGGACGGCCGCATGTTCGACGCGCAGGTGCGGGCGCTCGCCCCCGAGTTCCGCGTCATCCGCTGGGACGCTCGTGGCTTCGGCCGCACCCGTTGGGATGGCAAGCCCTTCAACCTCTACGATTCAGCCGCGGACTGCATCGCCCTGCTCGACCACCTCGGCATCCAGCGGGCCGTCGTCGGCGGCATGTCCCAGGGCGGCTACTGCGCCCTGCGCGTCGCGCTCCGCTACCCCGAACGCGTCCGCGCCCTCGTCCTCATGAGCACCCGCGGCACCGTCGATGATGAGCAGACCCGCGCCGGATACCGACAGGTCCGGGACCTGTGGGCCACCCCGGGTGCCGCGGAGAACATCATCCAGAGTATGGCGGGCGGCATCATCGGGGACGAGCGCTTCTACTCTCCCTGGCTCGACCGCTGGCGCCAGGTTCCCAAGAACCACTTCGTCGCCGCCATGAACAACCTCATCGATCGCGATGACATCCGGCCCCGGCTGAACGAGATCCGCTGCCCCGCCATCGTGGTCCACGGGCTCGCCGATACCGGAATTCCTCCGTCCGAGGGCGAGTACCTCCACACGGCCCTCCCGGGCAGCAAGCGCTACGTCTCCGTCCCGGGCGCCGCGCATGCCGCCAACATGACCCACCCCGAGAGCGTCAATCCGGCGCTCGTGGAGTTCCTGCGCGCCCACGCGTGA
- a CDS encoding YceI family protein yields the protein MKRLVPLLMTLAWAGAVAAQPGMVLQPGGELAIDGTSTVRDFTCKAQGVTARLTPGEGGGALVLEQLAGAVREGVLEVPAGRLDCANGTMNEHMYNALRTRQHPTIRFQMSGYEVGAVKDGQVPLHIHGELTLAGVTKPIDLDVRATQTPEGGLRVRGRYTLRMPDWGVRPPTLMLGTLKVGESVVIRFDFALQRQ from the coding sequence ATGAAACGCCTTGTTCCTCTGTTGATGACACTCGCCTGGGCGGGTGCGGTCGCCGCGCAGCCCGGCATGGTCCTCCAACCCGGTGGTGAGCTGGCCATCGACGGCACGTCCACGGTGCGTGACTTCACGTGCAAGGCGCAAGGGGTGACGGCCCGGCTCACTCCTGGCGAGGGTGGGGGAGCGCTCGTGCTCGAACAGCTGGCGGGGGCCGTGCGCGAGGGGGTGCTGGAGGTTCCCGCCGGGCGGCTCGACTGCGCCAACGGGACGATGAACGAGCACATGTACAACGCCCTGCGGACGCGGCAGCACCCCACCATCCGCTTCCAGATGAGTGGTTATGAGGTGGGGGCGGTGAAGGACGGCCAGGTGCCCCTGCACATCCACGGCGAGCTGACGCTGGCCGGCGTGACGAAGCCGATCGACCTGGATGTCCGCGCCACGCAAACCCCGGAAGGGGGTCTGCGGGTACGGGGCCGGTACACGCTCCGCATGCCCGACTGGGGAGTGCGCCCGCCCACCCTGATGCTGGGCACCTTGAAGGTGGGCGAATCGGTGGTCATCCGCTTCGACTTCGCACTCCAGCGGCAGTAG